A stretch of Sebastes fasciatus isolate fSebFas1 chromosome 19, fSebFas1.pri, whole genome shotgun sequence DNA encodes these proteins:
- the homer1 gene encoding homer protein homolog 1 isoform X6 produces the protein MGEQPIFSTRAHVFQIDPSTKKNWVPTSKHSVTVSYFFDNTRNVYRIISLDGTKAIINSTITPNMTFTKTSQKFGQWADSRANTVYGLGFSSESNLAKFAEKFAEFKEAARLAKEKSQEKMELTSTPSQELVPGDLLSPMTSESINGTDDERVTPDTPLTPQHNEPRAEPSQNALVYSHRLTVSPSPPSSSNINKHWEAELAALKGNNAKLTAALLESTANVKQWKQQLAAYQEEAERLHKRVTELECVSGQTTVIKSQKTELNQTIEELEYALKAKEEELERLKEEVESANEFQSLKDSLTQKLQDTESRNQTLEAHLSGLEQRLESNQQEREAFRTSLRSLLELLDGKIFELTELRDMLGRLIESS, from the exons ATGGG CGAGCAGCCCATCTTCAGTACGCGGGCCCACGTCTTCCAGATCGACCCGAGCACCAAGAAGAACTGGGTTCCCACCAGCAAACACTCCGTCACGGTCTCCTACTTCTTCGACAACACCAGGAATGTATATCGGATCATCAGCCTGGATGGAACGAAG GCCATCATCAACAGCACCATCACCCCCAACATGACCTTCACCAAGACGTCGCAGAAGTTCGGTCAGTGGGCCGACAGCCGGGCGAACACCGTCTACGGCCTCGGCTTCTCGTCGGAGAGCAACCTGGCCAAG TTTGCAGAGAAGTTTGCTGAGTTCAAGGAGGCGGCGCGGTTAGCGAAGGAGAAGTCTCAGGAGAAGATGGAGCTCACCAGCACTCCCTCTCAG GAGTTGGTCCCGGGTGATCTGCTGTCACCTATGACCTCAGAGAGCATCAACGGAACAGACGACGAGAGAGTCACGCCAGACACGCCACTCACGCCTCAGCACAACGAACCCAGAGCAGAGCCTTCCCAGAATGCACTGGTCTACTCACACAG GCTAACAGTCTCCCCCTCACCTCCCAGTTCATCCAACATCAACAAGCACTGGGAGGCGGAGCTGGCGGCTCTAAAGGGGAACAACGCCAAGCTGACGGCGGCGCTGCTGGAGTCCACGGCCAATGTCAAACAGTGGAAACAGCAGCTGGCGGCCTATCAGGAGGAAGCCGAGAGGCTACACAAACGG GTGACGGAGCTGGAGTGTGTGAGCGGCCAAACAACAGTCATCAAATCCCAAAAGACAGAACTCAACCAAACGATAGAGGAGCTGGAGTACGCTCTGAAGGCCAAGGAGGAG GAGTTGGAGAGACTTAAAGAAGAGGTGGAGAGTGCCAACGAGTTTCAGTCTCTAAAAGACTCCCTCACACAGAAACTACAG gacACGGAGTCGAGGAACCAGACGCTGGAGGCCCATCTGAGCGGTCTGGAGCAGCGTCTGGAGAGCAACCAGCAGGAGCGGGAAGCCTTCCGCACGAGCCTCCGCtcgctgctggagctgcttgACGGGAAGATCTTCGAGCTGACGGAGCTGCGGGACATGCTGGGGAGGCTCATCGAGAGCAGCTAG
- the homer1 gene encoding homer protein homolog 1 isoform X3, which yields MGEQPIFSTRAHVFQIDPSTKKNWVPTSKHSVTVSYFFDNTRNVYRIISLDGTKAIINSTITPNMTFTKTSQKFGQWADSRANTVYGLGFSSESNLAKFAEKFAEFKEAARLAKEKSQEKMELTSTPSQGGAVKRNVLSGNKPGKKKELVPGDLLSPMTSESINGTDDERVTPDTPLTPQHNEPRAEPSQNALVYSHRLTVSPSPPSSSNINKHWEAELAALKGNNAKLTAALLESTANVKQWKQQLAAYQEEAERLHKRVTELECVSGQTTVIKSQKTELNQTIEELEYALKAKEEELERLKEEVESANEFQSLKDSLTQKLQDTESRNQTLEAHLSGLEQRLESNQQEREAFRTSLRSLLELLDGKIFELTELRDMLGRLIESS from the exons ATGGG CGAGCAGCCCATCTTCAGTACGCGGGCCCACGTCTTCCAGATCGACCCGAGCACCAAGAAGAACTGGGTTCCCACCAGCAAACACTCCGTCACGGTCTCCTACTTCTTCGACAACACCAGGAATGTATATCGGATCATCAGCCTGGATGGAACGAAG GCCATCATCAACAGCACCATCACCCCCAACATGACCTTCACCAAGACGTCGCAGAAGTTCGGTCAGTGGGCCGACAGCCGGGCGAACACCGTCTACGGCCTCGGCTTCTCGTCGGAGAGCAACCTGGCCAAG TTTGCAGAGAAGTTTGCTGAGTTCAAGGAGGCGGCGCGGTTAGCGAAGGAGAAGTCTCAGGAGAAGATGGAGCTCACCAGCACTCCCTCTCAG GGCGGCGCTGTAAAGAGGAATGTGTTGTCAGGAAACAAACCCGGTAAAAAgaag GAGTTGGTCCCGGGTGATCTGCTGTCACCTATGACCTCAGAGAGCATCAACGGAACAGACGACGAGAGAGTCACGCCAGACACGCCACTCACGCCTCAGCACAACGAACCCAGAGCAGAGCCTTCCCAGAATGCACTGGTCTACTCACACAG GCTAACAGTCTCCCCCTCACCTCCCAGTTCATCCAACATCAACAAGCACTGGGAGGCGGAGCTGGCGGCTCTAAAGGGGAACAACGCCAAGCTGACGGCGGCGCTGCTGGAGTCCACGGCCAATGTCAAACAGTGGAAACAGCAGCTGGCGGCCTATCAGGAGGAAGCCGAGAGGCTACACAAACGG GTGACGGAGCTGGAGTGTGTGAGCGGCCAAACAACAGTCATCAAATCCCAAAAGACAGAACTCAACCAAACGATAGAGGAGCTGGAGTACGCTCTGAAGGCCAAGGAGGAG GAGTTGGAGAGACTTAAAGAAGAGGTGGAGAGTGCCAACGAGTTTCAGTCTCTAAAAGACTCCCTCACACAGAAACTACAG gacACGGAGTCGAGGAACCAGACGCTGGAGGCCCATCTGAGCGGTCTGGAGCAGCGTCTGGAGAGCAACCAGCAGGAGCGGGAAGCCTTCCGCACGAGCCTCCGCtcgctgctggagctgcttgACGGGAAGATCTTCGAGCTGACGGAGCTGCGGGACATGCTGGGGAGGCTCATCGAGAGCAGCTAG
- the homer1 gene encoding homer protein homolog 1 isoform X4 — protein MGEQPIFSTRAHVFQIDPSTKKNWVPTSKHSVTVSYFFDNTRNVYRIISLDGTKAIINSTITPNMTFTKTSQKFGQWADSRANTVYGLGFSSESNLAKFAEKFAEFKEAARLAKEKSQEKMELTSTPSQGGAVKRNVLSGNKPGKKKELVPGDLLSPMTSESINGTDDERVTPDTPLTPQHNEPRAEPSQNALVYSHSSSNINKHWEAELAALKGNNAKLTAALLESTANVKQWKQQLAAYQEEAERLHKRVTELECVSGQTTVIKSQKTELNQTIEELEYALKAKEEELERLKEEVESANEFQSLKDSLTQKLQDTESRNQTLEAHLSGLEQRLESNQQEREAFRTSLRSLLELLDGKIFELTELRDMLGRLIESS, from the exons ATGGG CGAGCAGCCCATCTTCAGTACGCGGGCCCACGTCTTCCAGATCGACCCGAGCACCAAGAAGAACTGGGTTCCCACCAGCAAACACTCCGTCACGGTCTCCTACTTCTTCGACAACACCAGGAATGTATATCGGATCATCAGCCTGGATGGAACGAAG GCCATCATCAACAGCACCATCACCCCCAACATGACCTTCACCAAGACGTCGCAGAAGTTCGGTCAGTGGGCCGACAGCCGGGCGAACACCGTCTACGGCCTCGGCTTCTCGTCGGAGAGCAACCTGGCCAAG TTTGCAGAGAAGTTTGCTGAGTTCAAGGAGGCGGCGCGGTTAGCGAAGGAGAAGTCTCAGGAGAAGATGGAGCTCACCAGCACTCCCTCTCAG GGCGGCGCTGTAAAGAGGAATGTGTTGTCAGGAAACAAACCCGGTAAAAAgaag GAGTTGGTCCCGGGTGATCTGCTGTCACCTATGACCTCAGAGAGCATCAACGGAACAGACGACGAGAGAGTCACGCCAGACACGCCACTCACGCCTCAGCACAACGAACCCAGAGCAGAGCCTTCCCAGAATGCACTGGTCTACTCACACAG TTCATCCAACATCAACAAGCACTGGGAGGCGGAGCTGGCGGCTCTAAAGGGGAACAACGCCAAGCTGACGGCGGCGCTGCTGGAGTCCACGGCCAATGTCAAACAGTGGAAACAGCAGCTGGCGGCCTATCAGGAGGAAGCCGAGAGGCTACACAAACGG GTGACGGAGCTGGAGTGTGTGAGCGGCCAAACAACAGTCATCAAATCCCAAAAGACAGAACTCAACCAAACGATAGAGGAGCTGGAGTACGCTCTGAAGGCCAAGGAGGAG GAGTTGGAGAGACTTAAAGAAGAGGTGGAGAGTGCCAACGAGTTTCAGTCTCTAAAAGACTCCCTCACACAGAAACTACAG gacACGGAGTCGAGGAACCAGACGCTGGAGGCCCATCTGAGCGGTCTGGAGCAGCGTCTGGAGAGCAACCAGCAGGAGCGGGAAGCCTTCCGCACGAGCCTCCGCtcgctgctggagctgcttgACGGGAAGATCTTCGAGCTGACGGAGCTGCGGGACATGCTGGGGAGGCTCATCGAGAGCAGCTAG
- the homer1 gene encoding homer protein homolog 1 isoform X2, translated as MGEQPIFSTRAHVFQIDPSTKKNWVPTSKHSVTVSYFFDNTRNVYRIISLDGTKAIINSTITPNMTFTKTSQKFGQWADSRANTVYGLGFSSESNLAKFAEKFAEFKEAARLAKEKSQEKMELTSTPSQGGAVKRNVLSGNKPGKKKELVPGDLLSPMTSESINGTDDERVTPDTPLTPQHNEPRAEPSQNALVYSHSRLTVSPSPPSSSNINKHWEAELAALKGNNAKLTAALLESTANVKQWKQQLAAYQEEAERLHKRVTELECVSGQTTVIKSQKTELNQTIEELEYALKAKEEELERLKEEVESANEFQSLKDSLTQKLQDTESRNQTLEAHLSGLEQRLESNQQEREAFRTSLRSLLELLDGKIFELTELRDMLGRLIESS; from the exons ATGGG CGAGCAGCCCATCTTCAGTACGCGGGCCCACGTCTTCCAGATCGACCCGAGCACCAAGAAGAACTGGGTTCCCACCAGCAAACACTCCGTCACGGTCTCCTACTTCTTCGACAACACCAGGAATGTATATCGGATCATCAGCCTGGATGGAACGAAG GCCATCATCAACAGCACCATCACCCCCAACATGACCTTCACCAAGACGTCGCAGAAGTTCGGTCAGTGGGCCGACAGCCGGGCGAACACCGTCTACGGCCTCGGCTTCTCGTCGGAGAGCAACCTGGCCAAG TTTGCAGAGAAGTTTGCTGAGTTCAAGGAGGCGGCGCGGTTAGCGAAGGAGAAGTCTCAGGAGAAGATGGAGCTCACCAGCACTCCCTCTCAG GGCGGCGCTGTAAAGAGGAATGTGTTGTCAGGAAACAAACCCGGTAAAAAgaag GAGTTGGTCCCGGGTGATCTGCTGTCACCTATGACCTCAGAGAGCATCAACGGAACAGACGACGAGAGAGTCACGCCAGACACGCCACTCACGCCTCAGCACAACGAACCCAGAGCAGAGCCTTCCCAGAATGCACTGGTCTACTCACACAG TAGGCTAACAGTCTCCCCCTCACCTCCCAGTTCATCCAACATCAACAAGCACTGGGAGGCGGAGCTGGCGGCTCTAAAGGGGAACAACGCCAAGCTGACGGCGGCGCTGCTGGAGTCCACGGCCAATGTCAAACAGTGGAAACAGCAGCTGGCGGCCTATCAGGAGGAAGCCGAGAGGCTACACAAACGG GTGACGGAGCTGGAGTGTGTGAGCGGCCAAACAACAGTCATCAAATCCCAAAAGACAGAACTCAACCAAACGATAGAGGAGCTGGAGTACGCTCTGAAGGCCAAGGAGGAG GAGTTGGAGAGACTTAAAGAAGAGGTGGAGAGTGCCAACGAGTTTCAGTCTCTAAAAGACTCCCTCACACAGAAACTACAG gacACGGAGTCGAGGAACCAGACGCTGGAGGCCCATCTGAGCGGTCTGGAGCAGCGTCTGGAGAGCAACCAGCAGGAGCGGGAAGCCTTCCGCACGAGCCTCCGCtcgctgctggagctgcttgACGGGAAGATCTTCGAGCTGACGGAGCTGCGGGACATGCTGGGGAGGCTCATCGAGAGCAGCTAG
- the homer1 gene encoding homer protein homolog 1 isoform X5 yields MGEQPIFSTRAHVFQIDPSTKKNWVPTSKHSVTVSYFFDNTRNVYRIISLDGTKAIINSTITPNMTFTKTSQKFGQWADSRANTVYGLGFSSESNLAKFAEKFAEFKEAARLAKEKSQEKMELTSTPSQELVPGDLLSPMTSESINGTDDERVTPDTPLTPQHNEPRAEPSQNALVYSHSRLTVSPSPPSSSNINKHWEAELAALKGNNAKLTAALLESTANVKQWKQQLAAYQEEAERLHKRVTELECVSGQTTVIKSQKTELNQTIEELEYALKAKEEELERLKEEVESANEFQSLKDSLTQKLQDTESRNQTLEAHLSGLEQRLESNQQEREAFRTSLRSLLELLDGKIFELTELRDMLGRLIESS; encoded by the exons ATGGG CGAGCAGCCCATCTTCAGTACGCGGGCCCACGTCTTCCAGATCGACCCGAGCACCAAGAAGAACTGGGTTCCCACCAGCAAACACTCCGTCACGGTCTCCTACTTCTTCGACAACACCAGGAATGTATATCGGATCATCAGCCTGGATGGAACGAAG GCCATCATCAACAGCACCATCACCCCCAACATGACCTTCACCAAGACGTCGCAGAAGTTCGGTCAGTGGGCCGACAGCCGGGCGAACACCGTCTACGGCCTCGGCTTCTCGTCGGAGAGCAACCTGGCCAAG TTTGCAGAGAAGTTTGCTGAGTTCAAGGAGGCGGCGCGGTTAGCGAAGGAGAAGTCTCAGGAGAAGATGGAGCTCACCAGCACTCCCTCTCAG GAGTTGGTCCCGGGTGATCTGCTGTCACCTATGACCTCAGAGAGCATCAACGGAACAGACGACGAGAGAGTCACGCCAGACACGCCACTCACGCCTCAGCACAACGAACCCAGAGCAGAGCCTTCCCAGAATGCACTGGTCTACTCACACAG TAGGCTAACAGTCTCCCCCTCACCTCCCAGTTCATCCAACATCAACAAGCACTGGGAGGCGGAGCTGGCGGCTCTAAAGGGGAACAACGCCAAGCTGACGGCGGCGCTGCTGGAGTCCACGGCCAATGTCAAACAGTGGAAACAGCAGCTGGCGGCCTATCAGGAGGAAGCCGAGAGGCTACACAAACGG GTGACGGAGCTGGAGTGTGTGAGCGGCCAAACAACAGTCATCAAATCCCAAAAGACAGAACTCAACCAAACGATAGAGGAGCTGGAGTACGCTCTGAAGGCCAAGGAGGAG GAGTTGGAGAGACTTAAAGAAGAGGTGGAGAGTGCCAACGAGTTTCAGTCTCTAAAAGACTCCCTCACACAGAAACTACAG gacACGGAGTCGAGGAACCAGACGCTGGAGGCCCATCTGAGCGGTCTGGAGCAGCGTCTGGAGAGCAACCAGCAGGAGCGGGAAGCCTTCCGCACGAGCCTCCGCtcgctgctggagctgcttgACGGGAAGATCTTCGAGCTGACGGAGCTGCGGGACATGCTGGGGAGGCTCATCGAGAGCAGCTAG
- the LOC141757061 gene encoding secretory carrier-associated membrane protein 1-like isoform X1, with translation MSDFDSNPFADPEISNPFQDPSVTQVRQAAPPGLEEYNPFTDAKPTPSGMAPKTAAPTMNTQPAIMKPTEEPPAYSQPQVQEQSGAAAELLRRQEELERKAAELDRREREMQSLSASGGRKNNWPPLPEKFPVGPCFYHDITVDIPVEFQKTVKIMYYLWMFHSGTLLANMVGCLAWFCVDTSRGVDFGLSILWFILFTPCSFVCWYRPLYGAFRSDSSFRFFAFFFVYICQFGIYVIQCIGITSWGASGWISALTGLNRSIPVGIIMILIAALFTSQAVMSLIMFKKVHGMYRTTDASFAKAQQEFATGVMSNKTVQTAAATAASRAAKEGFKEQI, from the exons GATCCATCAGTGACACAAGTACGCCAGGCTGCTCCTCCAGGGCTGGAGGAGTACAATCCCTTCACAGATGCCAAACCA ACGCCTTCGGGTATGGCGCCCAAGACTGCGGCGCCCACCATGAACACACAACCCGCCATCATGAAACCCACAGAGGAGCCTCCGGCCTACTCGCAGCCTCAGGTTCAG gAGCAGTCGGGAGCAGCTGCTGAGCTGTtgaggaggcaggaggagcTAGAGAGGAAGGCTGCAGAGCTGGACCGccgggagagagagatgcagtCACTGAGTGCTTCAGGAG GCAGGAAAAACAACTGGCCCCCCCTCCCGGAGAAGTTCCCCGTGGGTCCGTGCTTCTATCATGACATCACAGTGGACATCCCTGTAGAGTTTCAGAAGACAGTCAAGATCATGTACTACCTCTGGATGT TTCACTCTGGTACACTGCTGGCTAATATGGTGGGCTGCCTGGCCTGGTTCTGTGTGGACACATCTCGCGGGGTGGACTTCGGCTTGTCCATCCTCTGGTTCATCCTCTTCACACCGTGTTCGTTCGTCTGCTGGTACAGACCGCTCTATGGAGCGTTCAG GAGTGACAGCTCATTCAGGTTTTTTGCGTTCTTCTTCGTGTACATCTGTCAGTTTGGCATCTACGTTATCCAGTGTATCGGCATCACTAGTTGGGGCGCCAG CGGGTGGATCTCAGCGTTGACCGGCCTGAATCGCAGCATCCCAGTGGGCATCATAATGATCCTCATTGCTGCTCTCTTTACCTCACAGGCTGTCATGTCCCTCATCATGTTCAAAAag GTCCACGGGATGTACCGTACCACCGATGCCAGCTTCGCGAAGGCCCAGCAGGAGTTCGCCACGGGCGTCATGTCCAACAAGACGGTCCAGACGGCCGCTGCTACTGCCGCCTCCAGGGCTGCAAAAGAAGGCTTCAAGGAGCAGATCTGA
- the homer1 gene encoding homer protein homolog 1 isoform X7, whose translation MGEQPIFSTRAHVFQIDPSTKKNWVPTSKHSVTVSYFFDNTRNVYRIISLDGTKAIINSTITPNMTFTKTSQKFGQWADSRANTVYGLGFSSESNLAKFAEKFAEFKEAARLAKEKSQEKMELTSTPSQELVPGDLLSPMTSESINGTDDERVTPDTPLTPQHNEPRAEPSQNALVYSHSSSNINKHWEAELAALKGNNAKLTAALLESTANVKQWKQQLAAYQEEAERLHKRVTELECVSGQTTVIKSQKTELNQTIEELEYALKAKEEELERLKEEVESANEFQSLKDSLTQKLQDTESRNQTLEAHLSGLEQRLESNQQEREAFRTSLRSLLELLDGKIFELTELRDMLGRLIESS comes from the exons ATGGG CGAGCAGCCCATCTTCAGTACGCGGGCCCACGTCTTCCAGATCGACCCGAGCACCAAGAAGAACTGGGTTCCCACCAGCAAACACTCCGTCACGGTCTCCTACTTCTTCGACAACACCAGGAATGTATATCGGATCATCAGCCTGGATGGAACGAAG GCCATCATCAACAGCACCATCACCCCCAACATGACCTTCACCAAGACGTCGCAGAAGTTCGGTCAGTGGGCCGACAGCCGGGCGAACACCGTCTACGGCCTCGGCTTCTCGTCGGAGAGCAACCTGGCCAAG TTTGCAGAGAAGTTTGCTGAGTTCAAGGAGGCGGCGCGGTTAGCGAAGGAGAAGTCTCAGGAGAAGATGGAGCTCACCAGCACTCCCTCTCAG GAGTTGGTCCCGGGTGATCTGCTGTCACCTATGACCTCAGAGAGCATCAACGGAACAGACGACGAGAGAGTCACGCCAGACACGCCACTCACGCCTCAGCACAACGAACCCAGAGCAGAGCCTTCCCAGAATGCACTGGTCTACTCACACAG TTCATCCAACATCAACAAGCACTGGGAGGCGGAGCTGGCGGCTCTAAAGGGGAACAACGCCAAGCTGACGGCGGCGCTGCTGGAGTCCACGGCCAATGTCAAACAGTGGAAACAGCAGCTGGCGGCCTATCAGGAGGAAGCCGAGAGGCTACACAAACGG GTGACGGAGCTGGAGTGTGTGAGCGGCCAAACAACAGTCATCAAATCCCAAAAGACAGAACTCAACCAAACGATAGAGGAGCTGGAGTACGCTCTGAAGGCCAAGGAGGAG GAGTTGGAGAGACTTAAAGAAGAGGTGGAGAGTGCCAACGAGTTTCAGTCTCTAAAAGACTCCCTCACACAGAAACTACAG gacACGGAGTCGAGGAACCAGACGCTGGAGGCCCATCTGAGCGGTCTGGAGCAGCGTCTGGAGAGCAACCAGCAGGAGCGGGAAGCCTTCCGCACGAGCCTCCGCtcgctgctggagctgcttgACGGGAAGATCTTCGAGCTGACGGAGCTGCGGGACATGCTGGGGAGGCTCATCGAGAGCAGCTAG
- the LOC141757061 gene encoding secretory carrier-associated membrane protein 1-like isoform X2 yields the protein MDPSVTQVRQAAPPGLEEYNPFTDAKPTPSGMAPKTAAPTMNTQPAIMKPTEEPPAYSQPQVQEQSGAAAELLRRQEELERKAAELDRREREMQSLSASGGRKNNWPPLPEKFPVGPCFYHDITVDIPVEFQKTVKIMYYLWMFHSGTLLANMVGCLAWFCVDTSRGVDFGLSILWFILFTPCSFVCWYRPLYGAFRSDSSFRFFAFFFVYICQFGIYVIQCIGITSWGASGWISALTGLNRSIPVGIIMILIAALFTSQAVMSLIMFKKVHGMYRTTDASFAKAQQEFATGVMSNKTVQTAAATAASRAAKEGFKEQI from the exons ATG GATCCATCAGTGACACAAGTACGCCAGGCTGCTCCTCCAGGGCTGGAGGAGTACAATCCCTTCACAGATGCCAAACCA ACGCCTTCGGGTATGGCGCCCAAGACTGCGGCGCCCACCATGAACACACAACCCGCCATCATGAAACCCACAGAGGAGCCTCCGGCCTACTCGCAGCCTCAGGTTCAG gAGCAGTCGGGAGCAGCTGCTGAGCTGTtgaggaggcaggaggagcTAGAGAGGAAGGCTGCAGAGCTGGACCGccgggagagagagatgcagtCACTGAGTGCTTCAGGAG GCAGGAAAAACAACTGGCCCCCCCTCCCGGAGAAGTTCCCCGTGGGTCCGTGCTTCTATCATGACATCACAGTGGACATCCCTGTAGAGTTTCAGAAGACAGTCAAGATCATGTACTACCTCTGGATGT TTCACTCTGGTACACTGCTGGCTAATATGGTGGGCTGCCTGGCCTGGTTCTGTGTGGACACATCTCGCGGGGTGGACTTCGGCTTGTCCATCCTCTGGTTCATCCTCTTCACACCGTGTTCGTTCGTCTGCTGGTACAGACCGCTCTATGGAGCGTTCAG GAGTGACAGCTCATTCAGGTTTTTTGCGTTCTTCTTCGTGTACATCTGTCAGTTTGGCATCTACGTTATCCAGTGTATCGGCATCACTAGTTGGGGCGCCAG CGGGTGGATCTCAGCGTTGACCGGCCTGAATCGCAGCATCCCAGTGGGCATCATAATGATCCTCATTGCTGCTCTCTTTACCTCACAGGCTGTCATGTCCCTCATCATGTTCAAAAag GTCCACGGGATGTACCGTACCACCGATGCCAGCTTCGCGAAGGCCCAGCAGGAGTTCGCCACGGGCGTCATGTCCAACAAGACGGTCCAGACGGCCGCTGCTACTGCCGCCTCCAGGGCTGCAAAAGAAGGCTTCAAGGAGCAGATCTGA